In Streptomyces nojiriensis, one genomic interval encodes:
- a CDS encoding helix-turn-helix domain-containing protein, which produces MKNTPSTTPQESGRTAGRTDLGRRLAARREALGLSREELGRRCGADGHYIAYLEEHAASPSIGTLVRMADALGVTVDDLTGAGADRVAGRATARRGSALVPLDETECRRLLNTHGVGRIGVFTSEGPAVLPVNYLIAGTDIAFRTSAEAVTAAAAGTEAAFEIDNIDDVTATGWSVLAVGELAAVTDPPELHRLGTTARSQPWAGGPRDHWMKLTPARITGRRVVHD; this is translated from the coding sequence GTGAAGAACACGCCGAGCACCACACCGCAGGAGTCCGGCAGGACGGCCGGACGCACCGACCTGGGCCGCCGCCTGGCGGCCCGCCGTGAAGCCCTGGGCCTGAGCCGCGAGGAACTGGGGCGTCGGTGCGGCGCCGACGGCCACTACATCGCCTACCTCGAAGAGCACGCCGCCAGTCCGTCCATCGGCACGCTCGTCCGCATGGCCGACGCACTCGGTGTCACCGTCGACGACCTGACCGGCGCCGGCGCCGACCGCGTCGCCGGCCGGGCCACCGCCCGGCGCGGCAGCGCGCTCGTCCCGCTGGACGAGACCGAATGCAGGCGGCTGCTGAACACGCACGGCGTGGGCCGCATCGGCGTCTTCACCTCCGAAGGCCCGGCCGTCCTCCCCGTCAACTACCTGATCGCAGGTACCGACATCGCCTTCCGCACCTCCGCGGAAGCCGTCACGGCCGCAGCGGCAGGTACCGAGGCCGCCTTCGAGATCGACAACATCGACGACGTGACCGCCACCGGCTGGAGCGTACTGGCGGTGGGCGAACTGGCCGCCGTCACGGACCCGCCCGAACTCCACCGCCTCGGCACCACGGCCCGGTCGCAGCCCTGGGCCGGCGGCCCGCGCGACCACTGGATGAAGCTCACCCCCGCCCGGATCACCGGCCGGCGCGTGGTGCACGACTGA
- a CDS encoding HAD family hydrolase — MNGLRAVVFDTDGVLLATADRHAAAWQETFDGCLPAWPPPHAGVRPRPFDPVRDYRDLVDGRSRLDGVRAFLTARHIDLPPGTPEDPPGCATVHAVAARKEEVFTAMLRTEGVRAFDDVRPALRELRERTIRCAAVSASRHARSLLESADLIGCFDALVDGRDAAALALPGKPDPALFLEAAGRLGVTPAHTAVVEDALAGVEAGRRGRFRLVVGLDREDDPRTGDALRAHGAQLVLPGLGGLPAALEGGRRP; from the coding sequence ATGAACGGCCTGCGTGCGGTCGTCTTCGACACCGACGGAGTGCTCCTCGCCACCGCGGACCGCCACGCGGCCGCCTGGCAGGAGACCTTCGACGGCTGCCTCCCCGCGTGGCCGCCACCGCACGCCGGTGTCCGACCGCGCCCGTTCGACCCCGTCCGCGACTACCGGGACCTGGTCGACGGCCGCTCCCGCCTCGACGGCGTACGCGCCTTCCTCACCGCCCGCCACATCGACCTCCCACCCGGAACGCCCGAGGATCCGCCCGGTTGCGCCACCGTCCACGCGGTCGCCGCCCGGAAGGAGGAGGTCTTCACCGCGATGCTGCGGACCGAAGGCGTCCGTGCCTTCGACGACGTGCGGCCCGCGCTGCGGGAACTGCGGGAGAGGACGATCCGGTGCGCAGCCGTCTCGGCTTCCCGGCACGCCCGCTCCCTCCTGGAATCCGCAGACCTCATCGGCTGCTTCGACGCACTGGTGGACGGCCGGGACGCGGCCGCACTCGCCCTCCCGGGCAAACCCGACCCCGCCCTCTTCCTCGAAGCCGCCGGCCGGCTCGGCGTCACCCCCGCGCACACCGCCGTCGTGGAGGACGCGCTCGCAGGTGTCGAAGCGGGGCGGCGAGGCCGCTTCCGCCTGGTGGTGGGGCTCGACCGCGAGGACGACCCGCGCACGGGGGACGCCCTGCGCGCGCACGGCGCTCAACTCGTCCTTCCCGGCCTCGGCGGACTGCCCGCCGCCCTCGAAGGGGGCCGCCGCCCGTGA
- a CDS encoding zinc-dependent alcohol dehydrogenase family protein has translation MKALVFHGPGQTSWQDVPDPSVKDAADAIVRVDAVTICGTDLHIIKGDVPDVTPGRILGHEAVGTVVETGGDVRSVRPGDRVLISCISACGRCRFCREGHYGQCRGGGGWVLGHTIDGTQAEYVRVPFADLSVHPLPSALAGHDAVLLADIFPTSYEVGVLNGNVRPGDTVVVVGAGPIGLAAIATAQLYSPGRIIAVDLAAARLAAARDLGADATASADEEPERLVEDLTDGLGADTVIEAVGVPEAFEMCTRMVRPGGRVANIGVHGKPAVLHLEDLWIKDVTITTGLVDTHSTPMLLRMMAAGRLPGAAMVTHRFELDQMEEAYDVFSRAGETGALKVVLGGPQHDTVAVPPQER, from the coding sequence ATGAAGGCTCTCGTCTTCCACGGGCCCGGGCAGACCTCCTGGCAGGACGTCCCGGACCCTTCCGTCAAGGACGCCGCCGACGCCATCGTCCGGGTGGACGCCGTCACCATCTGCGGCACCGACCTGCACATCATCAAGGGCGACGTCCCCGACGTGACGCCCGGACGGATCCTGGGCCACGAGGCCGTCGGAACCGTCGTCGAGACCGGCGGAGACGTCCGCAGTGTCCGCCCCGGCGACCGCGTCCTGATCTCCTGCATCTCCGCCTGCGGCCGCTGCCGCTTCTGCCGTGAAGGGCACTACGGCCAGTGCCGGGGAGGCGGCGGCTGGGTCCTGGGCCACACCATCGACGGCACCCAGGCCGAATACGTACGCGTCCCCTTCGCCGACCTCTCCGTCCACCCGCTGCCCAGCGCCCTGGCCGGCCACGACGCCGTACTGCTCGCCGACATCTTCCCGACCTCCTACGAGGTCGGCGTGCTCAACGGCAACGTGCGCCCGGGCGACACCGTCGTCGTGGTCGGTGCCGGACCCATCGGCCTGGCCGCCATCGCCACGGCACAGCTCTACAGCCCCGGGCGGATCATCGCCGTCGACCTCGCCGCCGCCCGGCTCGCCGCCGCGCGTGACCTCGGCGCCGATGCGACCGCGAGCGCCGACGAGGAGCCCGAGCGGCTGGTGGAGGACCTCACCGACGGGCTCGGGGCGGACACGGTCATCGAGGCCGTCGGCGTGCCCGAGGCGTTCGAGATGTGCACGCGCATGGTCCGCCCGGGCGGGCGGGTCGCCAACATCGGCGTCCACGGCAAGCCCGCCGTCCTCCACCTCGAAGACCTGTGGATCAAGGACGTCACCATCACCACCGGCCTCGTCGACACCCACTCCACCCCCATGCTGCTGCGCATGATGGCCGCCGGCCGCCTGCCCGGGGCCGCGATGGTCACCCACCGCTTCGAGCTGGACCAGATGGAAGAGGCGTACGACGTCTTCTCCCGCGCCGGCGAGACCGGCGCCCTCAAGGTCGTGCTCGGCGGACCCCAGCACGACACGGTCGCCGTACCGCCGCAGGAGCGGTGA